The genomic interval TACGTTGGCCTCCAGGCGGCTTGCAAGCTTGATGGCAACGATGGGGATGCCCCTTTTGGTGTCCGTCCGGTCGGGCAGGAGCCTTGTTGCCTGCCCATTTGGGAAACTTTTTTCAGAATCTTCTTGTGGAGCGGTCTTTCTAGCCATGGGGACCTTCATCCGGCTTTTACACGTACATGGGTTCGGCACACCGATAAGGTTTGGATCAAGGCCTGGGATGCGTGTTGCCTGGTCGGAAGAAGAAAGGGGCCGTTTTGGGCAGAAACGGTGTCGCTTTATCTTGAGGCACAAGCTTAGACTGGATCCGGACCGAAAAAGGCTTCTTTGGGGCCACCGAGCAAAATTTCAATGGGAAGTTTTTGGTACTCGTACTCGTAAGCGGGAAGCCGCCACTGAAACTGTTCTGGGTACAGCTGCCGAATGGTGTTGATCACCTCGATCCCGGTGTCGAAAGACTTAAAGGAGTGACGATCGAGTACGTGGAGTTGTGCGCCCCCGCACAGTTTACCTGCGTACTTATGGAAAGCCGGTTCGAAGTAGGCTTCTCGGAAATAGACGCCCGGGAGTTTTTTGGCATTTAACGCCTGGCAGAGATCGTGAGGATCGATCCAAGGCGATCCAAAAAATTCAAAGGGTCGGGTCGTCCCGCGCCCCTCCGAGATATTGGTAGCTTCTAAAAGAGCCATCCCGGTGTAAACGAGAGCCGTCTGTGGCCACGGAATGTTCGGCGACGGAGGCACCCAGGGAATCCCTGTGTCTTCGAACCAGTAGGTTCGTTTCCAGCCAGACATTGGGAGGACGACGAGTCGACACTCCGGAAAGGCTTCGACTCGGAAAAGAACGGAAAGTTCGCCGATGGTCTTGCCGTGGCGAATGGGAAGAGGATGCAGCCCCACAAAGGATCGATAGGCCTCTTGCAGAATGGGACCCTCCACAACAACCCCGCCGAGAGGGTTCGGCCGATCGCACACGACAACTGGGATTTGAGCCTCCTGGCAAGCCTCCATGCAGAGGTAGAGAGTCCACAGGTAGGTGTAGTAGCGAACCCCGATTTCCTGCAGGTCGACTAGAAGAATGTCAAGATCCTGCAGCATAGAAGGAGTGGGTTTTCGGGTGGCTCCGTAGAGGCTGTAGACCGGAATGCCCAGCCGCGGGTGAACAAAATCTTGCCACTCAATCATGTTCTCTTGTGTGTGGCCATAAAGCCCGTGCTGGGGCCCGAAAAGGGCTGTCAGCGACCACAACCGTCCGTTGCCGGCTTCTAAGGTATCAAGGGTAGGGTGTAGACGCGAATCGATCGACGCTGCGTGGAGAAGCGCCCCGATGCGAGCACCGCGAAACCTTCGCGGCCAGAGCTCTGCTAGCCGGTCCACCGGAAGGGTCACTTTCGGCGTCGGGTAAGAACGTGTTGCACAGGTGCTGCCTCGCTGGGAGGAAGGAGGAAGTTTCATGTTTCTTTTCAATGACCACGAAAACGCTTGCGGTTTAGTCGGATTGTGCGAGGCTAATCCTAAGTCAGTCACTTTCTTTTGTCTGGTCTTTTGGTGGAGGCACGGTGGTCTTCCCGGGACCCGCAGAGAAAGGGCAAGCCAAATCAACATCGGAGAGTTCGAGTTCCATGAATGCTAGGTTATACGTAGGGAATCTGCCGTTTAAAACGACAGAGGATGAGATCCGGGAGCTTTTCTCGGAGTGCGGACGTGTTACGGATATCCATCTGGTCACCGATCGGGCTACGGGGCATTCCCGTGGCTTTGGGTTTGTCACAATGGAAAGCCCAGAGGCGGCTCGGGAAGCTGCCGAAAAGTTGAATGGTCGAAACCTGGCCGGGAGAAACATCGTCGTGGATGTGGCTCGGCCCAAGGAAACGCATCCTTCCCACCATCGATCCGGTGGGGGTCGAGATTTCCGGCGCCGATAATAGGGCTGCTCTACTCCGCTGAGCTTCGATTGGGTGGGTCTCTCCCAAAGGTTGAGTCCCACCCGATAACGGGGAAGCAACTTTTTTCCTCCTGAAAGAAGGTGCCTTCCAGGGGTTGATGACCGCCTTTGGCAGGACGACCCGATTAGGCGTTTTTCGCTTTCGGTGTCGCTTTGGTTTGAGGGATGTGGGGAGAGGGAAGGGCTTTTCCGAGCGCACTATGCCCTAAGGCAGGCTAATGGCACAACAAGGTGGATGAGCCGTCGCCTTTTGGCTAAAGGAATCATGGGCGAATACGCTAGATAGCCCGTAATTCCGGTTCTAGGGCAAGAAATCTAAGACCCCAGAAGGCTCGGACGCGAGAAGCTGGGGTTACTCCTTCCTCACCTTCTCAGGTAAGTCGAGCGCTATCTTTTGCCCTGTTTCCTCAGGGCCGACATAATCAACCTTGTATACAATGCCGTGCAGCTCATCGCAGAAAAGGAGCCCCCCTTTTAGCAAGGCCAGCAGGCCTACAGGCCGGCCCCAGGTAAGCGGAATCGAGGGATCAAGGAGAAAACCTGTAAGAAAGTCTTGGTAAAACCCGTAGGGTCGACCGTCGGAACTAAAGGGAACGAAAACAATTTTATATCCGGTTGCCACGCTGCGGTTCCAGGATCCGTGGAGGGTTACAAAAGCTCCATGGCGGTAGGGAGAGGGGAAGGTAGTCTCTTTGGGGAGAAAAACCAAGCCTAGGGGAGCCGAATGAGCGTGGAACAGAATCTCGGGGGTTCTGGTACGAGCGATAAGCCGGAGGATCTTGGGGTTATCCAACCGGATCCGGGGATCCAACAAGCTAGGCGAAAGATAGGCGTAGGGCCATCCATAAAAGTCTCCTTCATGGACCCGAGCTAGGTAATCTGGAACGAGATCATCCCCAAGACCATCCCGTTCGTTGACCACTGCGTAAAGGTCCCCGGTTTTGGGTTCTATGGCGAGCCCGACAGGATTCCGCATCCCGGAAGCAAAAACCTTAGGATGCTTTCCATCGAGGTTCATGCGAAGAATACACGCGCGGGGTGCCGGCTCAATCCCGACATTTCCCCAGGATCCAATACCGACAAAAAGGGATTTGCCGTCTTTGCTGGCAGCCAAGCTCCGTGTCGAGTGGCCCCCACCGGGAAACCAGGCCAGAATCTGGCCTTCTCCCGAGAGCGTGCTTTGACCGGGACGATAAGGGAAGCGCAGGAGCCGATCTTCGCAGGCGACGTAACACCAGCCCCTGACAAAAACGACTCCAAAGGGAATGCGCAGGCCGTTAGCTTCCGTGGCGAAAAGTTCGGAAGACGCCGGCAGGCTACTGCGTTGGGGATCTGGAATACGCCAAATGCGATTCCCGTAGGACTCAACCACTAACACGCTTCCATCAGGGGCCTGGGCTAACCAGCGGGGAGACTGGAATCCTTTGGCGAAGACCGTTACGGTAAAACCGGGAGGCAGGTTGAGCGTGGGTTTTGAGGGCAAGGGGGCTTTTTGGAAAGGTTTCTCTGCACTAGGGGTGGCAAAGGGAGGGGGAAGATCGCCGATTCGGATGACCAGGGGTTTGGGTTCGAAGTGATTGACTTGAATTTCCGGCACGTCCTGGGAGGCCTGCAGCAAGGGGAGATTTCCCAGAAAAAATCCCCAGAGAAACGTTTTTGACAAGCCCATGGAAGATGCCCTCGTTGCGAACGAAATCAATCGGCTGAT from Candidatus Methylacidithermus pantelleriae carries:
- a CDS encoding exo-beta-N-acetylmuramidase NamZ family protein, with translation MKLPPSSQRGSTCATRSYPTPKVTLPVDRLAELWPRRFRGARIGALLHAASIDSRLHPTLDTLEAGNGRLWSLTALFGPQHGLYGHTQENMIEWQDFVHPRLGIPVYSLYGATRKPTPSMLQDLDILLVDLQEIGVRYYTYLWTLYLCMEACQEAQIPVVVCDRPNPLGGVVVEGPILQEAYRSFVGLHPLPIRHGKTIGELSVLFRVEAFPECRLVVLPMSGWKRTYWFEDTGIPWVPPSPNIPWPQTALVYTGMALLEATNISEGRGTTRPFEFFGSPWIDPHDLCQALNAKKLPGVYFREAYFEPAFHKYAGKLCGGAQLHVLDRHSFKSFDTGIEVINTIRQLYPEQFQWRLPAYEYEYQKLPIEILLGGPKEAFFGPDPV
- a CDS encoding RNA recognition motif domain-containing protein, with amino-acid sequence MNARLYVGNLPFKTTEDEIRELFSECGRVTDIHLVTDRATGHSRGFGFVTMESPEAAREAAEKLNGRNLAGRNIVVDVARPKETHPSHHRSGGGRDFRRR
- a CDS encoding PQQ-dependent sugar dehydrogenase, producing MGLSKTFLWGFFLGNLPLLQASQDVPEIQVNHFEPKPLVIRIGDLPPPFATPSAEKPFQKAPLPSKPTLNLPPGFTVTVFAKGFQSPRWLAQAPDGSVLVVESYGNRIWRIPDPQRSSLPASSELFATEANGLRIPFGVVFVRGWCYVACEDRLLRFPYRPGQSTLSGEGQILAWFPGGGHSTRSLAASKDGKSLFVGIGSWGNVGIEPAPRACILRMNLDGKHPKVFASGMRNPVGLAIEPKTGDLYAVVNERDGLGDDLVPDYLARVHEGDFYGWPYAYLSPSLLDPRIRLDNPKILRLIARTRTPEILFHAHSAPLGLVFLPKETTFPSPYRHGAFVTLHGSWNRSVATGYKIVFVPFSSDGRPYGFYQDFLTGFLLDPSIPLTWGRPVGLLALLKGGLLFCDELHGIVYKVDYVGPEETGQKIALDLPEKVRKE